One genomic window of Anaerolineae bacterium includes the following:
- a CDS encoding Sigma factor RpoE negative regulatory protein RseA gives MTSPSLSDRDYELISAYLDGEVDIRQKKAIETRLAQDAQFKSAYEQLSRTRRLVRSQPLLRAPRNYTLSPKMLSASQASPKAFVPFPLLLRTASAFASLIFVLLFGLNWIVASRMMSAAPMASSEVLSQPAQPALVEEQAVQSTGASGEEQPLAKSMATSVPEPKSLVPPAGEFGGMGEGGGAGAVGGEEAPLLEPDSGTALIAPTATLSATLPLAPFEITGEVDIQSEPGVSETPMPETPDLTEVSETEGLIRGWRQNWLMQQILFGVLAVSFAIIAIRVGKRKD, from the coding sequence ATGACTTCGCCATCCTTGTCTGACCGTGATTACGAGTTGATCTCCGCCTATCTGGACGGAGAAGTAGATATTCGGCAGAAAAAGGCGATTGAAACACGTCTGGCACAGGATGCTCAATTCAAATCAGCATACGAGCAACTCTCACGGACGCGTCGCCTGGTGCGAAGTCAACCCCTTCTGCGAGCGCCTCGTAACTACACGCTCTCCCCCAAGATGCTCTCTGCCTCGCAGGCTTCTCCAAAGGCATTTGTTCCCTTCCCATTGCTTTTACGCACGGCTTCGGCTTTCGCCAGCCTGATTTTTGTGCTTCTGTTTGGATTAAACTGGATAGTGGCCAGCAGGATGATGAGTGCAGCTCCAATGGCGAGTAGTGAAGTTCTCTCTCAGCCAGCTCAACCGGCACTGGTTGAAGAACAGGCTGTTCAAAGTACAGGTGCTTCCGGCGAAGAACAACCACTGGCAAAAAGTATGGCGACTTCAGTTCCGGAACCGAAATCCCTCGTCCCACCTGCAGGAGAATTTGGTGGCATGGGCGAGGGAGGCGGGGCTGGAGCAGTCGGAGGAGAAGAAGCGCCCTTGCTGGAACCGGATAGCGGGACAGCATTAATTGCTCCTACAGCTACCCTGAGTGCTACCTTGCCGCTTGCTCCGTTTGAAATTACGGGTGAGGTTGATATCCAAAGCGAGCCAGGCGTCTCCGAGACACCCATGCCAGAGACCCCGGATTTGACTGAAGTCAGTGAGACAGAAGGTTTAATCAGGGGATGGAGACAAAATTGGTTGATGCAACAGATTCTCTTTGGGGTTCTAGCCGTCTCTTTTGCGATAATTGCCATCCGAGTGGGTAAGCGAAAGGATTAA
- a CDS encoding Nudix hydrolase family protein, with protein sequence MNFPQEARYCIRCGTALSIGDLFGKPRPYCPACGWIYFADPKVAVAVLITRNRQVLLGRRVNDPGRGQWTLPAGFIDAGEDPQEAARRECLEETGLEIEIKDLLDVLFGQEHERGAHILIVYQAQICGGQLQAADDIDAVDFFDLNGLPPLAFTTTQKILRKYQQKTCQDKSLC encoded by the coding sequence ATGAATTTCCCCCAAGAAGCGCGCTATTGTATTCGGTGTGGCACGGCTTTATCCATTGGCGATTTGTTTGGCAAACCGCGTCCGTATTGCCCGGCATGCGGCTGGATTTATTTTGCCGATCCAAAAGTAGCCGTGGCAGTGCTGATCACCCGCAACAGACAGGTCTTATTAGGAAGGAGGGTGAATGACCCTGGGCGGGGGCAGTGGACATTGCCGGCTGGCTTTATCGATGCAGGTGAGGATCCCCAAGAAGCGGCTCGCCGCGAATGTTTGGAAGAAACCGGTCTTGAGATCGAGATCAAAGATTTGCTGGATGTGCTCTTTGGTCAGGAACACGAGCGTGGGGCACACATCTTGATTGTCTATCAGGCTCAAATTTGCGGCGGACAGCTTCAAGCAGCCGATGATATTGACGCGGTCGATTTCTTTGACCTGAACGGTCTACCTCCGCTGGCGTTTACTACAACCCAAAAAATTCTAAGAAAATACCAGCAAAAGACTTGTCAGGATAAATCATTGTGTTAG